In the genome of Populus trichocarpa isolate Nisqually-1 chromosome 6, P.trichocarpa_v4.1, whole genome shotgun sequence, one region contains:
- the LOC7485471 gene encoding probable trehalase produces MRSFQSSGLVHAAGIATSLINSGQQWDFPNGWAPLQHMIVEGLLRSGLKEARSLAEDIAVRWIKTNYIGYKKTGAMHEKYDVRKCGAFGGGGEYIPQTGFGWSNGVVLTFLEEFGWPEDRSIGC; encoded by the exons ATGAGAAGTTTTCAAAGTTCAGGCCTGGTTCATGCTGCTGGAATTGCCACTTCTTTAATAAATTCGGGACAGCAATG GGACTTTCCAAATGGTTGGGCTCCACTTCAACACATGATAGTTGAAGGTTTGCTGAGATCTGGATTAAAAGAAGCAAGGTCATTGGCAGAAGACATAGCTGTGAGGTGGATCAAAACCAACTACATTGGATACAAGAAAACGGGCGCAATGCATGAAAAATATGATGTGCGAAAGTGTGGAGCATTCGGAGGTGGTGGAGAATACATACCCCAG ACTGGTTTTGGTTGGTCAAATGGAGTTGTGTTGACATTTTTGGAGGAGTTTGGATGGCCTGAAGACCGGAGCATAGGTTGCTGA